atatatatataaaacatatatatatatatatatatatatatatatatataatatatatatataatatatatatatatatgtatatatatatatatatatatatatatatatatatatatatataatatatatatatataatatatgtatatttatatatatatatataatatatatatatacaaatatatatatatatatatatatatatatatatatatatatatatatatatatacatatatatatataaatatatatatacatatatataaatatatatatatatatatatatatttaaacatatatatacatataaatatatatatatatatatatatatatatatatatatatatatatatatatatatatatgtatatattatatatatatataaatatatatataaatatatatatatatatgtatatattatatgtatataaatatatatataaatatatatataaatatatatataaatatatatatatatatatatatatatatatataagtatatatatatacatatatatatatatatataaatatatatatataagtatatatatatatatatatatacatatatatatatatatatatatatatgtatatatataaatatatatatattatatatataaatatatatatatatataatatatatatacatatacatatatatatgttttatatatatatatatataatatatatacttatatatatatttatatatatatatatatatttatatatatataatatatatacttatatatatatatatataaatatataatatatatacttatatatatatatatatatatatatatatatatatatataagtatatatattatatatttatatatatatatatatatatataaaacatatatatatgtatatgtatatatattatatatatatatatatatgtatatgtattatatatatatatatatatatatatatattatatatatatatattatatatatatatattatatatatatatattatatatatatatgttatatatatataatataaattatatacatatatatatatatatatatatatatatatatatatataatatatatatatatataatatatatatatatatgtatatatatatatatgtaatatatatatatatatatatatatatatatatatatattacatatatatatatatacatatatatattatatatatatattatatatatatatatatatatatatatatatatatatatatatatatatattatatgtatatatattttatatatatatatatatatatatatatatatatatatatatatatatatatgtatatgtatatatattatatatatatatatatattgtatatatattatatatatataatatatatacttatatatatatttatatatatatatatatatatatatatttatatatatatataaattatatacatatatatatatatatatatatatatatatatatatatatatatatacatatatatattaaattatatacatatatatatatatatatatatatatatatatataatatatatatatatataatatatatatatatatatgtatatatatatatatatatatatatgtaatatatatatatatatatatatatatgtatatatatattatatgttatatatatatatttatatatattatatgtatgtattaaatatatatgtattatatatatatatatatatatatatatatatatatttattatatgtatatatattttatatatatatatgtatatatatatatatatatatatatatatatatatatatatatgtatatgtatatatattatatatatatatatatattgtatatatattatatatatatatatacatatatatatattttatatatattttatatatatatataatatatatatatatatatatatatatatatatatatatatatatatatatatatatatatatatatatatactgctctttctcctcctcctctttaattTAAATTGCTGAATAAAGTTTATGTTTGGCCATTGGGGACTTAGTCTCTTGCAAATGTGTCTGCCCTGTAAAGAATTACTATTCACTGTCATAAACTGTTGGTGTTGTAaatattgtccttgttatttttAATCTGTAGCCGATGAGTGGCATGTACTTATATGCCATGTCTATGGTGGACTGAAAAACGGATGGCATAGTATCATGTCCATGCCCGCGCCACTGGTTCTTCGGATGGAGTTTGTGtttcttcatttatatggtaatcttatgcaatggcacctataatgaaggtaaaccttcaaaattataatattttataaattatagcaaaataaaagtttttaggTGCCGAGTGTTGCTCGCAAACTACTGATCGAGCCAggtgcaaacaggggaaactgcggATGTGCGCCAACAATCTCGTtattacgtccacttgccaaacatttttacccatcGGCACTGGGTTATGCGATCAATACTGCATGCATTAGTTTTTAGTGTTCATAGGTAGTTTAGATTTGCTGTCTTCAGCCTTACAATAGTTTGAAGTCTTGGGTGCCAATTACTGTATATAGAATGCGTATTTTATACAAGTTCCCTTGCTGCTTGCttgcttttcatgttttttaaaaTATCTTGAATTTTGGCACACAATTACATTAAAGATTTATGAAGTTCAACTTTTAGTTACCTTAGAATGAAATTAAAAAAGTGTTCAAATTCCTTTGAGAAAATAATTTCCCAATATCtgtggaattcatgtcaaacaaattgcaaaaggaataaagaagggaagaacaaatatgcatataaatatgcctaAGGCATTTTCACTGTAATTCTTCTTTAGGGCATACAAGGtaagagatacatagagatgtatgtatacagaataATCGCCCCTCACTCTGAATTAAGTGAACACCTGGAGGGCCTGGTGGGTTGCACTATAAAAATAGCTACCATTTCAGGCAGGCAAGAAGATTGGAGATATAAGGGGAAAGAGGTCCGACCACAGCAGACTTtacagccaggtgtacagcatacttTGTGGTGGCTGCAAAAAAATTTACATAGGTGAGACAGGAAAAGGACtccacaaaaaataaatcaaccaACACCAGAAAGCTCTCCAACATCATTACTTGAATACCTTCATTTTTCACGTTTACACCGATGGCCATCTCTCCAAATGACCCCAGTtgtccatcataaagcaaggcctgcaCCCACAACAAAGGATAATGGTTGAAGCAATGTTCCTCCATTCAACAAACAAGTTCAGCATTgcaacggggagccacgaactaccCAAGGTCGCCGCCTGCCAAATTGCTGACCACTCAGTACTTGTTTATACACCTCTCTGTATACTGAAGCAATACAGAGAAAAGACCTTCACTGAGTATAATTAACCCATTAATGTTGGGCTGAAAATTTGGCTATTGGCATCAACACGGGGTTATTGCATCAACATTTTCACCAGTTTTTGCCTGGCTTGATAAGTAGTTTGCAGGCAACATTACATACCTAAAAGcttatattttgatatcatttagAAAAATTTGAATGTGAAGGTTTACTGTCCTTtcaggtgctattgcctaaaagttCATCATAAAAATGATGCCGCTACTTACGGATAAAAACAAGCTTTATCCGACGAGCTGgcagcatttttattttatttattttatttatttatttatttatttatttattttttaacattttgggCATTACTCAAATACATTGATGGATATttacaatccagtaaatgagCTAGGTTTTATAGAGTAGTTTTGTTACGTGTGTACATCGACGCACGTATCCGCTCAGAAGCCCTCAGTGCAATCGTTGAATGATGCACGtatcagggaaagggttaaaaaagaaatgaaaaaaaaaaaaaaaagaatatgcatGGCAGTGTCACATATAAGGAAGATATATGAGTTAACAAGAGTTTATTAGTTCGGGACTAGTAACACAATAATTTTTCATATgccttaattatatatttaatttttaaatttttttatttaggGAATTCAAACCAGCCGTAACCTCTTAGGGCCAGTGTGTGACAATAGTCAACTTCATATTCTTATTCCTGACCAATATTTGCATTTTATCCATGTACGATATTTGCTAGATGAGATTTTGAAAATGCTGGCTGTGGTGCCATTTGATTATGTATTGTGGAACTACAAACCAAGATACCTTGGGCATAGCTAGCccttataagtatgtgtgtgattttctcatattttttatttgttatgatgatgaggatgatgatgatgatgatgatttccttttttttactaaaaTAAAAGGGATAAGATAATTTTATACTACAAAACTcaatttttatttcttccatttgTATGTGCCTTTATCCACCTCATATTACATACTGACATTGCAGAAATATATGTAGTTAACAGAAGGAAAGCATGGTAAATTCTGTTGAATTTTTCGCCGTGGGCTTttcatgtttacatgtgtatatatatatgtgcatgagtgtgtgtgtgtgtgtgtgtgtgtgtgtgtgtgtgtgtgtgtgtgtgtgtgtgtgtgtgtgtgtgtctgtgtgtctgtgtgtgtgtgtgtgtgtgtgtgtgtgtgtgtgtgtgtgtgtgtgtgcgcgtgtgcatacgtgcgcatgcatgtatgagcacacatgtctgtatatttatgtatttatatatatgtatatgtatgtatctatctatctctttatctaagcttatctacatgtatatctgtctatctatctgtatatctctctatctatctttcttgctatatatgatatatatatgatatatatatatgaatatataaatataatttttatatagcATTTGCACCAGCTACAGTATTTTAATTGGCAGAGCAGGGAATTGAATCAAGGCAATAGCATGAACCAAGCCAGTTGGGAGAATCAAACCATTGTAAGGAATAAAGCTGGTAGAAAGATTCAAGCCAGTAGCTTAATGGCTGATTTTCCTTTGCAGGGAGATAGTAAAGTGAAGACAAGCAAAGCTCTTTCTTGGTTGCTCCGTCACGGGGCAGCGAAGGAAGGCCTGGAACTGTTGCCCGGAGGTTGGGCAAAGCTTGATGATGTCCTCAAGAAACCAAAATTCAAGAGAGTAAGTCAGTATTTATGAAGTTAATTTTATGaaaccatatatagatagatagatagatagatagataaatagatagagagatagattgatagatatatggacaaaATGATCCAGATCCAGGGTTGGTTAGcaaaataactcaaaaagttatgaacaatttATGAATTTactaccagaggtgtgtctcagcCTAGCGTAAATGCTATTAGATTTTGATGATGATCCAGGTACAGGAATTTTtagaggattcattagcattgcaagaTGCAAGAAACAGATGTTACtaattaatgtaattcttcaagtgtgaatattttaattgcatcagtgaccctattgctctagtggaggtatgtgctctctgactgcttctagtttatttatgtatttatatacattctttaACTTTATCTAATATGTTTCTCACCATTTATCAGGTGACAGTGCAAGATATAGAAGAGGTTGTTATCAGTTGTCCCAAGCAAAGATTTGGTCTAAAAGAAGAGGATGGTGTATACTACATTAAGGCTAACCAAGGGCATTCAATACAAGTATGTTAAATTAttcgtattaatatatatatttttttatcatatatctcTTTGTATCACCTAGATTTGTCTGTAAAGCATGCTCCCATCAAGGACAATTATCACATTTTTGGTAATACTTAAATGGCAAATGACTGAgccatagtattttttttttcacccttaTACCACAATGCTTGTGAACTTTTACATTGGTCAAGCAAAATAGTTGAAGTTTTAGCTAATTTTTATAGAATGAAAAGGATGCAGACAAAGTGGAGATATGATGATTTTATCACACTTTGAATAAAGCAGTAGTTGTAACTTATAAATAAAACAGCCGTTGCAACTTCCAATTACTCCTGTTGGCTATGTCACAGTTCCTAGCATCTGACAGTATTGTCCTCAGGTAAAACACCTAATTTCATGTGGGAGTAATTGcacatctttttattattgtagcCAATATATTTAGGTTCATAACCAATTTATTCAAAAgatatttatgatattgatattaacccattaacgccggtatattttgtagccgaaaataaaagattccggacGGCTACAAAATCGGTGGGTGGGGCTGCCCCGGAGTCTGCCTGCCCGCTGGCCGcggcccgctgctgcgtcggagcgcgAGCCCCAATATAGTGTCACACTagcgggacgcccggcaatgtttatttttttgggtgtctcatatgtgggacacccgttgtTAGTGGGTTAACCCACTGCTGCCTGGGATGGCATGTACTgaaatgccatgcccactgtgactttattttattaattttcttaagacatagatggttccacaagtacTTAGTTACTAGGAAGTCAATTGCTAGTAACTTGTATCTCACCTGTTaacccttttctttgattttttggaagatatatattttttaaatcttgtaTTGCTATTAgaaatgttaataacattataacgtttctaatgataaatataacagcaCTGCCATTGgtagcccccccaaaaaaaaacaacaacaacacttccTAAAACTCAAGGAAAAGTGAAGTCAATTGCTAGTAACTTGTATCTCACCTGTTaacccttttctttgattttttggaagatatatattttttaaatcttgtaTTGCAATTAgaaatgttaataacattataacgtttctaatgataaatataacagcaCTGCCATTGgtagcccccccaaaaaaacaacaacaacaacacttccTAAAACTCAAGGAAAAGTGAAATCATGCAAAGTCCTTAGttttactaattgactccttggtgcacttgcagagccatctatttgtagagacatttcacaaaacaaagctATGTTTTATTGTATGCAGAATGTCTATCACATCAACAGTTTCTGTATTCATGTATGTTGGATCCGGTTGTGTCACGGAAATCACAGTGCTGAAATTATGGGCCAAGTGGCTGGGTGCATGTGAAGACCTATGAGCAGTGACAAGGCTCTTTGCcccccctttgcaaagttattttgcataaactttctcagctttttttccattttccaatgtccatatttatcttttgatttgctttatccagatggtaatagattattttccttacacagactccatatcatctttgtgtgtaaaaaaaaaaagaagagaaaaatagcatTTGGTTCTTTGTATCTTCTAtctcattttttcataattttcaattttctgtgATGCAACCTGCACCATGATAGGACCGTAATGTCACCCCGATTGTAGGGGTTAAAACAGACCAGTATACCTAAACTATTTAGCCCTAAGAGATGATGGTAAAACAAATCTATGATGAATAGACCAAAAGCTATGAAAGTGAGGAAACATTTTAGTGTCCAGGCAGCAGGAGTTGTACTGAGTGATATTGGAAAACAGCACCAAAACCATGCCACTGCTCCACCAATCAGACTGTTAACACTAATGAGTAGATTGATTTAAGAAAAATTATGTTCAGTACAATTCTGTATGAAATAAAGGATCTTGTTCACTCTATGGTATGACAGTAAATCATTGCCATAACCTGGGCACTAAATCTGCATTACTAAAGAAAGGTTATCTTGTGATTCTTATTCCCATTAGTAAAATTATGCTTTTCATTGTTCATCAGGTAGAAGATCCAGAGTTGACAGAAATCACTCTTGAGGACAGGGTGCTAGAGGTAGTCCACGGAACATATTACCGCCATTGGCCTAGCATCAAGGAGCAGGGTCTGAGTCGCATGAATAGGACACACATTCATTTTGCCCCAGGTTTACCAGGAGACTCGGCTGTAATAAGTGGCATGCGCACATCCTGCCAACTGTACATCTGGATCAATTT
The nucleotide sequence above comes from Penaeus vannamei isolate JL-2024 chromosome 6, ASM4276789v1, whole genome shotgun sequence. Encoded proteins:
- the Tpt gene encoding tRNA 2'-phosphotransferase 1 isoform X1, giving the protein MEGDSKVKTSKALSWLLRHGAAKEGLELLPGGWAKLDDVLKKPKFKRVTVQDIEEVVISCPKQRFGLKEEDGVYYIKANQGHSIQVEDPELTEITLEDRVLEVVHGTYYRHWPSIKEQGLSRMNRTHIHFAPGLPGDSAVISGMRTSCQLYIWINLPKALEDGYKFYKSANNVILCPGNEEGFLPPKYFAKVTDKRTGENRL
- the Tpt gene encoding tRNA 2'-phosphotransferase 1 isoform X2, translating into MGDSKVKTSKALSWLLRHGAAKEGLELLPGGWAKLDDVLKKPKFKRVTVQDIEEVVISCPKQRFGLKEEDGVYYIKANQGHSIQVEDPELTEITLEDRVLEVVHGTYYRHWPSIKEQGLSRMNRTHIHFAPGLPGDSAVISGMRTSCQLYIWINLPKALEDGYKFYKSANNVILCPGNEEGFLPPKYFAKVTDKRTGENRL